Genomic DNA from Porites lutea chromosome 4, jaPorLute2.1, whole genome shotgun sequence:
GGAATTTGATGCAAGCTTTGCACCCAACACAGGGTAAGTCTCTTGTCAATCCATATTTTAAGGTGGGGAAAATGCCTTAATATGATTTTTCCGTACATAGAACTTGATATAGTCATCTCTTCTGCCATGTTTAAAGCCACTGAATTTGTATTTGCAAATTGTTCTCAATAAGTGATGTTGGTATTGCATGATTTTGTGATATTAGGAAGAAGTCAGCCAAGATAAAGAGCGCATACAAACAAGATTATGTGCACTGCACAGGAGATGTTGACTTTGATTTTGCTGGGCCAGCTATCCAGGCCTCAGCGGTTGCTGGGTATGTACgatttttgttggaagaaaagtATGAGAATTTAATAAAGCAGCGGTGAGAATACAGCtgttttgagaaaggttgtcggaaaaagtacaggcgacaatcccgaaaggtattgtggagTGGTTTTTAGTTCACAGTTTTTCCAATAAATTtcaaagaatggcacgagaggccatggacgtatgtttgcgagggCTAAAgtaaagcaacaaaagtaggttcaaCAGCTACAGTGTCAAGAACAAGTGtcttgatcatatcccatattacctttcgggattgtcgcgtgcaccgTTTTTgcaacaacctttctcgaaatagctgtatgagAAATGCTAGTGACCACCAAGATGAAATGAGGAGCATTGAAAGAAAAGGGAACAGGAACACATatgacatttcctccataagaGGTGTAACTGGgaactttcacgttgtagttaTGTAAACAAtgttaaagaaatgtataaaagtgtgctgcactttcaaagttgttttttacttttgctAATAAGACCCATTGATTTTTTGCCATACTAGTTGCATCACAAGATCCTTTTTgttgtttgagtaaactataagTATATCAACAAGAGCCTCACTTttaaccctggctaaatcttAAGACCAGTGAGGCAGGCAGACAGGCAGGCAGAACCTTCAGATGATGATACTCTTTGTTTTGGTACagttttaaggtgatgttacacagaACAATtcgtaataataatttttaacacaacacagcattgcaatgttggaacGCAGTCCCAACCAtttgaaacaatgttgcaacaaaaTGTTGCAACAGTGTTGCAAAGCTGTGGtgtgctaaaaatcgtcattgCAAATCAtcccatgtaacatcaccttaacatGTACAAATGAAACTGTGTTTGGTCAGTTTTGCCAGTGAAAAGGTTAATGCTTCATCGGGTTACTGACTGTAGTTGTACAGAGTATGAAGAGTAAGCATCAGAGTTTAAGTAGAACCTTTTCTCTGGTGATAATTCATGAAGGCCGTGTAGCATTCACCTTATCTTGGTAggaaatttgtgttttaatGCTCCTCTGTTTTTATGGTAGGTATGAAGGCTGGGTAGCAGGATATCAAGCTGCTTATGACACTGCCAAGTCAAAACTAACTGCTAACAACTTCTCGTTTGGCTACCGATCAGACGACTTCAACATTTACACTTCAGTGTGAGTATACCTTTCTTAATATCTTCAGGTGGGCTACAAACTAGAAATAGGTATGAGCTGTTGAAAAGATTTCTGATTTTTAGCCCATGGTTTGATAACATTGTAAACCACAATTTTCTCGGCCAGAAACTTGAATATGTAGCTGGGTCCCTTCACAGAGATCTATTTATGGTAATCCAATAAAGCATTCCAAAATAGTCCAGTCATAATGTAATGCAGCTTTATTTAGTGATACAGCTGTAGCTCTATCTTGCCTATCTTGGTTCTTCAGAACATATGAATGAATAGTTAAAGTTTCTAATGGACGTTTTAAAACCTTTGGAATTTTCTAGGAATGATGGATCCAAATTTTCTGGATTAATTTACCACAAGGTATAGTGCCCTGttttttctcaatattttgtCTTCATCATCATATATCTGTCAGGACAGAGGTTTCAGTAGAAGCTAGGAGCTGGGTTCCTGGCACCAGTGTTTTCTGAGCAGTACCACCTCCTTCAAACAAGATGGACATGACAACTCTCACGCCACCTTTCCAACTTTCCCTACCaagagagaggagaagtcgttacttCTCATTGCCGTTGTAGCAAAAGAACAAACcgtggtcctgcaaatatggcagatgatatgaaaaaaaaatttacatttatGATTTTCTTGACGTCATCCCTCCACTGTTTGACAAAGAAATTTTGCCCCATTGTAACCTGACATTACACTTCTCCTCTCAATTCAACCAAGGACAGCCTTCTAGTTACGAAATAGTGAAAACCCTGGTCAGTAGGTACAAGACTGTGACTGTCTTATTGTGTAAAAAATCACTGgcctatgactattttttgtATTCAGAGATGgagcctttttcaaaatattattcTTCTGAAATGTTACACCTTCCTCTTGCTACTAGTTATTCTTAATGAAATCCCTGCACATGTTATACAAATGAAGGGGTTCCAACTGCAAGTCATGCAATTTTCTATCTCTTTAAAATGGGAAAAAACATCCTCATATcaaattgaattccaaaaatactGTTTCAGTTTTGTTACTTTAGACTGTTATTAGGCATAGAAGCAGAGCCCCTTTAAGAACAATGTGATCAATCATGTTTGTCATGAGACGTAGAACCCCAAAAACTTTGTCACTGACTATCAGATTTCCTTGTAGATCAATGGCAGTCTTGAGGCTGCAGCACAACTGAACTGGGCCTCAGGTAGCAGCAGCACTGCATTCCAAGTTGGTTGCAAGTATGATGTTGACAAGGATACATCAGTTAGGGTAAGGCATCATGGTGTTTTCTGCTGTTTGAATCCGGTtattaattcttcataaccagccggcgttgaccaaatttttaAGATGCATGCAATATACCATCAATTTGATGGTATATTTGCTTGGAAATCAGGTTGATCAATGGTATATTTGCCTGGGATCGAGGATGCTTGGGCaatagtgaactaaaaaaaatagcGTTCACAGCTATTGTAAAGTGACAATGGCCACAGTGCActgttagagcacagccttgtctCTCATCTCTATGACACTGCCCCTCCAGTATGCTCTGTGATGTGTTTATTGGGTCTTTAAAGTTTCAACTGATTTTTCTCTCAAACCTCCAATGTTATCGTGTCCTTAACTCTGTCTTTATGTAATAATATCAATTTATCTAAAACAGTTAATGCTCAGTTGTTTGTCTgacctgcctagattagcatttGCTACCTGCAGGTTTCAGTGTGATTACTTAAGTCAATTGTTACGATAaagattttgttgttgttgttgtagtgaTCATTGtgttattgatttatttatgtATATATCTATTGGCTGTTTTGTAGGCCAAAGTGAGTAACTCAAGCCTTGTAGGACTGGCCTTTACCCAGCAATTGCGTGATGGCATCAAGGTTACTCTGTCTTCACAGATTGACACTAAAAATCTCAATCAAGGAGGGCACAAGATTGGTCTGGGTCTGGATTTCCAAGCCTAAGCAATTAGCACTGTACTGTTGTCTGACAATATTTTAATTACCAAGTCCATGCATGCAAAAGTGTGTATTGGATTTTAGTGTTTTTCAACCAGTGTGAGGAAGCTTCTGAATTTCGCGGTGAACTGCTTGTGGCTATAATAACGTGTAAAGTCATGTAGTTGATTTTGTTTGGAATAAACTTCAAAGAGGTATTTTGTGGTCGGTGGGTTTCGTGTTAATGTGGTTTAATGGGCTCTCCTAGGCTAAATTATTAAGTGTGTCAAGcgcaaattcaggatttttttaaCATGCCGACTCGTGATCCATTAAAcatcaacaacaattttccatggtctatgcTCTTATCGATGAcgtcaaaactcaagtggagcCACTTGCCTGCGGCTCATGGTTTCACttcaaagttttgaacattttgacgtcaataAGAGTATGGATCAtgggaaataaaaatattgtgttcgatttgttttttacaataatattgcCAGTTTTTGACGTCCATTTCCGCTGAAAATTCTCCAGAACTAAAATCACGCTCGCCAGAAGAGAAATTGCGCAACGACCACTTGGCGTAATTTATAGCTCtggaccaatcagcgcgcgataAATCGATCTTCCCCTCCCTCACACTGAGACTGCAAGcatttagtgaggggagtgcatCCTAATGCGAGTGTCGACGCGAGAAACGAGATTCGCGtagtcatttgcgtgtctcgcgcgttttcTTGAAGGACCAAGAAAATAGAGAGATTGCTCGTAGTCCACTCACGCTAGCCCCGTTGTGCATTTGTTGCTAGCCTTTGCTTGGTGGAAGGAGG
This window encodes:
- the LOC140933503 gene encoding non-selective voltage-gated ion channel VDAC2-like, producing MAKVPPKYDDLGKECRDVFGKGYGFGAVKLDLKTKAKNGVEFVTSGSSNNDSGKVFGSLETKYKYSDYGITLSDKWTTDNVITTNIAVEDQLAKGLKLEFDASFAPNTGKKSAKIKSAYKQDYVHCTGDVDFDFAGPAIQASAVAGYEGWVAGYQAAYDTAKSKLTANNFSFGYRSDDFNIYTSVNDGSKFSGLIYHKINGSLEAAAQLNWASGSSSTAFQVGCKYDVDKDTSVRAKVSNSSLVGLAFTQQLRDGIKVTLSSQIDTKNLNQGGHKIGLGLDFQA